CCGAGGACGGCGAGAACTATTGGGCTTCTCCGTGGGGTGAGGGACGTCCCGGTTGGCACCTCGAGTGCTCGGCCATGATCCAGGAATACCTTGGTGCCGACTTCGACCTCCATGGCGGGGGGGAGGACCTGATGTTCCCGCATCATGAAAATGAGATCGCCCAGAGCAAGTGCGCCTGCGGTGGCCACTTCGCGGCCCACTGGTTTCACTCGACCCACCTGCTCGTGGATGGCGGGAAAATGTCGAAGTCGAAGGGGAATTTTTACACGCTCGATGAGCTGAAAGCGAAGGGCTTCACCGCAATGGAGCTCCGCTACGTGTTGATCGGCGCTCACTACCGGAAGCAGCTCAATTTCACTTTGGACTCCCTGCACGGAGCCCGCGAGGCCATGGCGAAGCTCGCCAAGGGCCAGCGTAATCTCGCCGCGAAGGTCCCCGCTGATGTCGTCCTCAGTTCCGTGGACTTCGGCCCCTTCCAAGCCGCATGGGAGGCCCTCACCGATGATCTCAACACCGCGGGCTGCCTTGGTGGGTTGTTCACCGGCCTGCGGGAGTCTGTGAAGCTGGAGGGCGAGGACGCCGCGAAAGCCCTTGCGGCCTTCAACCGCATTCTCCGCGCGTTGGGCCTGACCTTGCCGGAAGAAGAACCCGAAGCCGAGGTGCCAGCAGAAATTCGGGCCCTTGCCGAAGAACGCTGGGCCGCCCGTACCGCGAAGGACTGGGCAAAGGCCGATGCCATGCGCCAGCAACTCACCGGCCTGGGCTGGAACATGAAGGATGGCAAGGAAAGCTACGAACTGAGTCCTGTTTCCTGAGTCTGAATGACGATGAATCATCCCTTCGCCGCTGCCCTTCTCCTCTTGTCTTGCTGCCTGGGGTTCAGCTCTTGTGCTCCATCCGGCGGCGGACCCTCCTTGCGCGGAATGGGGCCGCGGCCCGCGGGATGGAGCGGTGGTGATCTCGCAAAAGGTGGTTCGAAGAAAGCATCCATCTGGCTTTCCCCCGACTCCCATCGCTTCGTCCAGCAGATGAAGATCAAATGCGAGTCCGGGGACAGTGCTGCGAGCTACATCGCGATGACCCGCAAGAATCATGTGATCGATTCAGTCAAAACCTACCGGGTGAACGACGCTCAGGTTGTGGACATCCGGTGCCGCCCCTTGCCCGGTGTTTCTGACTTGGCGAAGCATTCGCGCGCCGTGCATTTCATGGGGGATTCGGCCGTGGACTCCTTTCTCTTCACCGGCACCACCAAGAGCGAAATGAATAGCCCGGAGTTTCGCCAGTTTTACCGCAATCTTGGCGTCGGCGACTACTGAGCCGGCCCTCGTGAACACCTGACTCATGAATCTTCCGATCCGTCCCCGTCGCAACCGCCGCACGCCCGCGATCCGCGCTCTGGTGCGTGAAAACGTGCTCACTCCCGGCGATTTCATCCTGCCGCTCTTCCTCCATGAAGATGCCGGGGACACGCCCATCGCCTCCATGCCCGGCGTCACACGTTGGTCTCTGGAGGGCTTGGTGAAGGAAGCAGGCGAAGCCCATGCACTTGGCGTGCCCGCCGTGGTGCTCTTCCCGAAGATCGAGGAAGATCTCAAGACCCCGCTTGCCGAAGAGTGCCACAATGACGATGGCCTCGTGCCCCGCGCCATCCGCGCGTTGAAGGCCGCGCATCCCACGCTCTGCGTGATCACGGATGTCGCGCTCGATCCTTACAATTCCGACGGCCACGACGGCGTGGTCCGCCGTGATGAACATGGTCAACTCCACATCCTCAATGATGAGACCGTGGAAATCCTTTGCCAGCAGGCGCTCTGCCACGCCCGTGCCGGTGCGGACATCGTTTCACCCAGCGATATGATGGACGGCCGCATCGCCGCCATGCGCGCGGCACTGGATGCGGAGGGCTTTCAAAACGTCTCGATCCTCAGCTACTCCGCGAAGTATGCCTCAGCTTTCTACGGACCCTTCCGCGGTGCACTCGATTCCGCGCCGAAGGAAGGCGACAAGAAGACCTACCAGATGGATCCCGGGAATGCCCGCGAAGCTATCCGCGAGGTGCTGCTTGATGAAGCGGAAGGTGCGGACATGGTGATGGTGAAGCCAGCCGGTCCTTACCTCGACATCATCGCCGGAGTCCGCGAATGTACGACGCTTCCCGTAGCAGCCTACCAGGTGAGCGGCGAGTATCTCATGATCGAAAGCGCTGCCGCCGCCGGATGGGTGGATGGCAAGGCCATCGCCCTCGAAAGCCTCATGGGCATCAAGCGTGCCGGCGCCGATATGATCCTGACCTACTACGCCAAGCGGGCGGCGCAGTGGCTGGCCTCGTAGCGGGTGGCCCCTCCGCGGGGGTGTCTCTTTGCCGGACTTGATAGAGTCGAGGGGTCGGCATCCGTTAAGGGATGTTGGACCCCGTCCGCAAACCCGAGACTCTTCATGCCATCCTTGTTCCGGATCATCAATTTCGGTCTTCCCGAGGCCTGTCCTCGGGCGACACCCGGATTCCTCTGT
This portion of the Luteolibacter luteus genome encodes:
- the cysS gene encoding cysteine--tRNA ligase, producing the protein MRLYDTLDRELKELRPLDGTTYRFYCCGPTVYGPAHIGNFRTFVLQDVFRRTLETSGTRTFHVRNITDVDDKTIRDSQAAGKSLKDFTGFWTEKFHADCEALGMLPPHVEPGAVDHIPQQIAMIATLVEKGNAYASEDGSVYFNIGSYPAYGKLSRLDTRELELGKTQNERANSDEYEKDSLSDFVLWKGRKPEDGENYWASPWGEGRPGWHLECSAMIQEYLGADFDLHGGGEDLMFPHHENEIAQSKCACGGHFAAHWFHSTHLLVDGGKMSKSKGNFYTLDELKAKGFTAMELRYVLIGAHYRKQLNFTLDSLHGAREAMAKLAKGQRNLAAKVPADVVLSSVDFGPFQAAWEALTDDLNTAGCLGGLFTGLRESVKLEGEDAAKALAAFNRILRALGLTLPEEEPEAEVPAEIRALAEERWAARTAKDWAKADAMRQQLTGLGWNMKDGKESYELSPVS
- the hemB gene encoding porphobilinogen synthase gives rise to the protein MNLPIRPRRNRRTPAIRALVRENVLTPGDFILPLFLHEDAGDTPIASMPGVTRWSLEGLVKEAGEAHALGVPAVVLFPKIEEDLKTPLAEECHNDDGLVPRAIRALKAAHPTLCVITDVALDPYNSDGHDGVVRRDEHGQLHILNDETVEILCQQALCHARAGADIVSPSDMMDGRIAAMRAALDAEGFQNVSILSYSAKYASAFYGPFRGALDSAPKEGDKKTYQMDPGNAREAIREVLLDEAEGADMVMVKPAGPYLDIIAGVRECTTLPVAAYQVSGEYLMIESAAAAGWVDGKAIALESLMGIKRAGADMILTYYAKRAAQWLAS